TTCTTCTCTTTGACATAATCTTCTAAATTTAAATCTCCTAAACTGTTTTAGAAAATCTGTCCAGCCCTTTAAGGGGCTGATACAGGAACGAGCTACTCGTGATCAATCGATGGGGCAAGTGGGACCTTCCCAAGGGGAAAATGGAACCGGGCGAATCACCGGCGCAATCTGCACTGCGCGAGGTCGAAGAGGAGTGCGGCATCACTGATCTCGCCCTCGGTGAACCTATTTTCCCTACCTATCACACGTACCGCATTGGTGAACAACCCATCTTAAAGGTGGCCTATTGGTGTACCTTGAGGAGTTCGGGAACTGAGAAATTGATTCCACAAACAGAAGAGGGTATAGAGGAAGTGGTTTGGATGGAACGCGAAAGATGGCCCGAGATTTGGGAAAACACCTACGCCAATATCAGCCGATTGTTACAGGCACAAACATAGAGACATCGCCTCCGTTGCGGAAGATGTCTCTGACAATACTGCTGCTGATCGCCGAGAATTCAGGGTCGGTCAATAAAAACACTGTTTCGAACCGGTTATTCATCATCCGGTTGGCCTGGGCAATGGCCTTTTCGAATTCAAAATCGGCCGGATTCCTAAGTCCGCGCAGGATATATTGCGCTCCCACCGATCGGCAAAACTCGACCGTAAGCCCTTCGAATTGCGCCACCTCGATCTCATCTACACCTTCAAAGGCCATGTGAATGTACTTCATACGCTCCTTGCGACTGAACATGTACTTCTTCCGGGCATTCTGCCCAACGGCAATGATGATCTTATCGAATAGTCCGACCGCTCGTTGCACGATATCGACATGCCCGTTGGTGATGGGATCAAAGCTCCCGGGAAATACGGCTACTCTGTTCATATCTCAAAGATAGAGAAATTCACGTGTCCGTATCGGCGGTGCTCCGTAAAGCCCGAAACCTCACTTAGGTCTTCTTTGTCGCTGTGTTCAATGATGAGTAAACCTCCTGAATTCAATAGAGATCGTTGGCTTATGATATTCACCAGTTCATCACTTCGCATTAAATCGTAGGGCGGATCCGCAAAGATGAAGTCGTACTTCTCCGGAGTGCGCTGGGCAAAAACGAAGACATCGGACCGACTGGCACGCAGGCCTTCCATGCCGAGCTCCTTGGCGGTGCTTTCTATGAAAATGGTACAATCGCGATGCTTATCGACTGCTGTGACATCCGGACAACCCCGCGAGATCAATTCTAAGCTGATGCTACCTATTCCGGCAAAGAAGTCGAGTGCCTTGCTTTCGTACAGATCGATCCGATGACCGAGGATGTTGAACAAAGCCTCCTTGGCTCTATCGGTAGTGGGGCGAACGGGCAAGTTCTTTGGGGCCGATATTCGACGCCCTTTATAGGTGCCGCTTATGATACGCATAGGTACTGCTGAAAGAGTCCGTAGTAGTGCTGTGGCGCGACGCTATCGAGAATGGGGGCGTATACGAACCCATCGGGCCGTAGGCCCAAATCCACATTACGAATGTACTTGTAGGCGATCTCGTAGAGTGCCGAGTGCTTTTCGATGCTTCCGTAGAGGGTTAGGGGCACCTCCTCAGGGTTGAGGTTGAGCTGTTCCATGGCGAAGAGCAGGTAGTAGATAAGGTCTTCGGAGGTTTGGAAAGGGTAGCGATTAAAGAGCTGCAGCTTTCGGTCGATGAGCACCAACAAGGTGAATTGACGATTTTCGATATTCACGAGCACTCGCGAAGCCTCGTCGTTTTGAAATCTACGCAGCATGCCCTCGAGAAAGGGAGTGGTTCCGTGTACTACCTTCACTCCCTTAAAATGCTCGTGTAACGAACTCGGTAGGGGGTAAACATTCCCGGCCTCAACGGCCGGAAGGTCATCTCTGAACAGCTCATCACTCGGGAGTAAAGGTTGAACGAAATTACGAAGGGTCTTTTCGGCCATCGGGGAGCTGAAAGCATTGGGGATCAGTGTAGAAACTCCAAAATTCCAGGCCATGCTTTGGCTGTGTGTATCGGTCCGCAACCACTCGTCCTGCTCGCGCAAGTTTTGGTAGCGCTCCCAAATCACTTGCAGCCGATCGGTGGCCTTAAAGTCGTACTCGCGCACACCGATATAGGTATTCTTTTCCAGATCCAATATCGAAAAAGAAAGTCCATCCGAGTCGAGCTGGATGGACCTGTGCTTGGGATGCGAATTTCTTAATTGGGTCTGGTCAATAAAATCGGCCTTCGCCTTTATTTTACTGCCAGTTTCCACCTAATGTCGCTTCGGTAAGGGAGCCCACCTGCAAATCCTTTGCTTGGGTATTGATCAAGGTGCGGTCCAATCCTTTCAAATACTCCTCTTTTGGAGCGCGTGCTTCGAACACTTGAACGACCAATCCACCCTCTTTCTCCAAACGACCAGCGTCCATCGCGAACTCTTTTCCGCCCGAGAAAGGAATGGTCTTCATGCTGTTGAGGTCGTAGCCTGCGAATAAGGAGTCTTTGATCGATTTGTATCCCAGCGTGTCGATCACCACGGTATCGCGGATCTCCATCATTTGGTACAGATCATTGAACGCTTCAAAGCTCGAATCGCGTCGTTGCAAAAGGGTAAACTCACCGGTATCCAAAAAGGCGACCAGGTCGGTGAAGTTTGGACTGAAGTAACCGTTCACTTCTTTAAAAGCCGATTGGGCGGTGCGAATCGTGATCAGCTTTTCCTTCACCACCTCCATACGGCGGTTTTTCTGCTGTTCAAAGCGGATAGGAGCTTGAATGATCTCGTACAACCAATACGCCAAACCTAGGGCGACGATAACTAAAACTACTTTGAGTATGAGCGTTCTCATGAACGTATAGGGTATTTGATGTGGAGCAAATCTACAATTTTTTTTAAACCGAAAGCTTGCCTTAATGGCCCTGAAGCACCCTATCTTTGGGCTTAACAGAAAGTTAAACTATGGAGGGCGCAGCCCTGAAAACACAATTGCTCCGCTCGTTCGGATTCACGCCCACAGCGGAACAGGACGCACTACTCGACCGGCTGGCCGACTTCATGCTGGACCTAAACCCCCGCCGATTGTTCCTTTTAAAGGGATATGCCGGTACCGGTAAAACGACCGCGGTGAGGTCCGTAGTATTATCTGCACCTATGGTGCGAAGGAAAACCGTGCTCCTCGCTCCAACCGGGCGGGCGGCCAAAGTGATGTCTTTGTATTCCGGTAAATCGGCTCAAACCATTCACCGAAAAATTTACGTTCCTCGGGTTACTCGCCAAGGAGGCGTCTTTTTTGAACGTCTCGAAAACAAACACACTAACACCATTTTCATTGTAGACGAAGCTTCAATGATCACGGGATCGGGCGGAGTCGGTGAAAATTCCCTGCTCGACGATCTGGTGGAATACGTTTATTCGGGAGTTAATTGCAAACTGCTGTTTATTGGCGACGAGGCGCAGCTTCCGCCCGTACACAGCGACCTCAGTCCTGCGTTGGACCCCGAGTACCTGGGTGCTCGCTACGACAGAGAGATCACAGAGCATCGGCTTACCGAAGTGGTGCGCCAACGGCTCGATTCGGGCATTCTCTTCAATGCGACCGAGGTACGGCGTATCATCGAGATCGATGAACCCGAAGTACCGCGATTTTCGATTGAGAACTTTCCCGACTTCATTCGGATCCGAGAGGGATTTGAACTC
This Flavobacteriales bacterium DNA region includes the following protein-coding sequences:
- the coaD gene encoding pantetheine-phosphate adenylyltransferase, producing the protein MNRVAVFPGSFDPITNGHVDIVQRAVGLFDKIIIAVGQNARKKYMFSRKERMKYIHMAFEGVDEIEVAQFEGLTVEFCRSVGAQYILRGLRNPADFEFEKAIAQANRMMNNRFETVFLLTDPEFSAISSSIVRDIFRNGGDVSMFVPVTIG
- the rsmD gene encoding 16S rRNA (guanine(966)-N(2))-methyltransferase RsmD; protein product: MRIISGTYKGRRISAPKNLPVRPTTDRAKEALFNILGHRIDLYESKALDFFAGIGSISLELISRGCPDVTAVDKHRDCTIFIESTAKELGMEGLRASRSDVFVFAQRTPEKYDFIFADPPYDLMRSDELVNIISQRSLLNSGGLLIIEHSDKEDLSEVSGFTEHRRYGHVNFSIFEI
- a CDS encoding DUF3822 family protein; this translates as METGSKIKAKADFIDQTQLRNSHPKHRSIQLDSDGLSFSILDLEKNTYIGVREYDFKATDRLQVIWERYQNLREQDEWLRTDTHSQSMAWNFGVSTLIPNAFSSPMAEKTLRNFVQPLLPSDELFRDDLPAVEAGNVYPLPSSLHEHFKGVKVVHGTTPFLEGMLRRFQNDEASRVLVNIENRQFTLLVLIDRKLQLFNRYPFQTSEDLIYYLLFAMEQLNLNPEEVPLTLYGSIEKHSALYEIAYKYIRNVDLGLRPDGFVYAPILDSVAPQHYYGLFQQYLCVS
- a CDS encoding AAA family ATPase, yielding MEGAALKTQLLRSFGFTPTAEQDALLDRLADFMLDLNPRRLFLLKGYAGTGKTTAVRSVVLSAPMVRRKTVLLAPTGRAAKVMSLYSGKSAQTIHRKIYVPRVTRQGGVFFERLENKHTNTIFIVDEASMITGSGGVGENSLLDDLVEYVYSGVNCKLLFIGDEAQLPPVHSDLSPALDPEYLGARYDREITEHRLTEVVRQRLDSGILFNATEVRRIIEIDEPEVPRFSIENFPDFIRIREGFELEEALNEAYEDGVDNTVVICRSNKRANLYNGQIRARIRWQDTDLSAGDYLMVVKNNYFWLEGNKRSNFIANGDIAEVMAVRRIRELYGFQFAEATVRLVDYPDMEEQDVMLLLDTLRVDGPSLDRDSSQRLHQAVKEDYADIPSKYQQRQKIKQNEYYQALQVKYAYAVTCHKAQGGQWKHVFVEQAYLPTGEPDIAYLRWLYTAITRATEKVYLIGFKDDYFEES